One Nicotiana sylvestris chromosome 12, ASM39365v2, whole genome shotgun sequence genomic window carries:
- the LOC138883327 gene encoding uncharacterized protein, protein MKVQDYSIIEQLRKTPAQISLLSLLIYSDEHRWALMKILNEAHVPDKITMVKFEWDRQEIGVHGNEIYVLSMIPPYHLLKLKRIRMLKNRFMSGKGMGASLQGIVQPVSLRENLGMFGLGFKPTRDDVKKAWKLKKKAWSLPNPVPRLSKSFIKAGVVKRPVTILPRHVVDFYEELDKRFQSLFDEVNMVETREGSSKVCLDYSSSFYAGFSDMTCMRNLQPSRKSQSNSEIIIEEMECDDEIEYDKEEAFEENNIELSHFEEKPKPNLNETEAINLGDPDNIRETKIGVHLEPQIREEIVKALFEYKDIFAWSYDDMSSLSTDLVVHKFPTDPAFSPVKQKLRKFKTDVSVKIKEEITKQLGAKDGKTRVCIDYRDLNKASPKDNFPLPNIHILIDNYAKHEIGSFVDYYAWYHQILMDEEDAEKTVFITPWGIYCYQEIEVYVDDMIVKAKQQADHVGDLRMFYQRLRRYNLKLNAAKCAFGVPSRKLLGFIVSHRGIELDTSKIKAIQELPPPRNKTELLKKDDAFKWIDECQEAFDKIKGYLSNSSVLVLPKPKRPLIIYLTVLDNSFGYVLGQHDITSRKEKAIYYLSKNFTSYEVKYTPLKRTCCALTWVEQKLKHYLSSYATYLISHLDPLKYIFQKPMPTGRLAKWQILLL, encoded by the exons atgaaggtacaagattactcCATCATAGAACAGTTGAGAAAGACTCCTGCTCAGATTTCCCTGCTATCGTTGTTGATCTATTCAGATGAGCATCGCTgggccctgatgaagattctgaacgaagctcatgtccccgacaaAATCACT atggtgaagttcgaatgggatagacaagaaatcggCGTACATGGCAATGAAATTTATGTGCTTTCAATGATACCTCCATACCATTTATTGAAGTTGAAAAGGATAAGG ATGTTGAAAAATCGTTTCATGTCGGGCAAGGGAATGGGTGCATCCTTGCAAGGTATCGTGCAGCCAGTGTCCTTGCGTGAAAATTTGGGCAtgtttggtctggggttcaagcctacaaggGATGATGTGAAGAAGGCTTGGAAGCTGAAAAAGAAGGCATGGTCGCTCCCTAATCCAGTCCCACGTCTCTCCAAGTCTTTCATCAAGGCAGGGGTTGTGAAGCGGCCAGTGACAATACTTCCAAGGCATGTGGTTGATTTTTATGAGGAATTGGATAAAAGGTTCCAGAGTCTGTTTGATGAAGTGAACATGGTAGAAACCCGGGAAGGTTCTAGCAAAG tttgtctggattattccag ttctttttatgctggttttagtgatatgacatgcatgaggaatcttcagccaagtcgtaaaagtcaatctaactctgaaataataatcgaAGAGATGGAGTgtgatgatgaaatagaatatgataAAGAGGAAGCATTTGAGGAAAATAATATTGagctaagtcactttgaagagaaacccaagcctaatttgaatgaaactgaagcaatcaatttaggggatccagataatatcagggaaaccaagataggTGTACACTTGGAACCGCAAATCAGGGAGGAAATAGTCAAAGCACTatttgaatataaagatatttttgcatggtcatatgatgacatgtcgAGTCTAagtactgacttggtggttcacaaatttcccactgacccggcattttcTCCCGTTaaacagaagttgagaaagttcaaaactgacgtgagtgtgaagatcaaggaggaaatcacaaagcagctgggcgcaaag gacggcaagaccagggtgtgcattgattaccgcgatctcaacaaagcaagtccaaaggataattttccattgccaaatatccatattttgattgacaattatgccaagcatgagatcGGTTCTTTTGTAGATTACTATGCATGGTaccaccagatcttgatggatgaggaggatgcagaaaagacagtgttcatcacaccatggggaatttATTGCTATCAG gagattgaggtttatgtggatgatatgaTTGTAAAGGCAAAGCAACAGGCCGACCATGTCGGAGATTTGAGGATGTTTTACCAAAGGCTCCGTAGGTACAACCTTAAGCTCAAcgctgccaagtgtgcatttggtgttccatctagaaaactgttgggattcatagttagtcatcgaggcattgagttggacacgtcaaagatcaaagctatccaagaattgccacctccaaggaacaagactgag ttgctaaagaaggatgATGCATTCAAATGGATTGATGAGtgccaggaggcatttgataagatcaaggggtacttgtcaaactcATCTGTGTTGGTCCTGCCGAAACCCAAGAGgcctttaattatttatttgacagtcctggacAATTCGTTCGGTTACGtactgggtcaacatgacatcaccagCAGAAAGGAgaaagccatctattatctcagcaagaactTCACAtcatatgaggttaagtatactccccttaaaaggacatgttgtgccctgacttgggtggaacaaaagttgaagcattatctgtcgtcctacGCTACCTACCTCATTTCTCAtctggaccctctaaagtatatttttcagaagcctatgcccacaggaagacttgcaaagtggcagattttgctcctatag